A stretch of DNA from Cryptomeria japonica chromosome 4, Sugi_1.0, whole genome shotgun sequence:
aatatatatatatatatatatatgtacggccGAAACCATACCCgtacccaagaatttttttttttgccgaatccgcgaatccatacccgaatccgaacccgaacccgaaccggtaacttagcttaAAACTTAAAAGTTAACAAAGTACAACATAATACCATTTTTGATAGGACAATTAAGCACCCACACTCATGGCCTCCTGCTCGAACAGGACAAAGCCTCTGAAAGGCATCCAAAAAAGCCTTCTTCCAAAGATCTATGGAATATTTTCCCTGCTGACGATCACCAAGCTCAGGGCCAAGTAACTTTTCAAAGCTGTTTCTTGAGTTTAACCTCCTATTTTCCTTAAATGTCACGTCAGTTGGACATTGCATATAAGGAGTCAAGGTCTGCAATACAACAGATATCAGATCAAAACCTAATAAATTGAACAAAACCCACAACAAAATTTAAGTAAAAGAGAACAATGCTAAGGAAATTGGCAAAGACAAAAGAATGTTTACCTGCCACCAAACAGATTCAATGACTCTTCCATATATCCATGATTCAATTTCTTCTAATGCAGTTATAAAGGTTTGTGTTTCTCCCCAGTCATTTAACTTCTTTTTTGGACTAAGCTTTTCTCTTTCTTGTTTAGTAAGACTTTTCCTGGAGTTCTGAGAAAAGGACACTCTCTGGTTTTTCCTCACTCCATTTGACCCATTGGAATATGAAACCGGGGACGATAATTGGGAGCTGTCAAAAGACTGGGAGACTATCTCCCGCAAAACAACCGTATTTGACCACCAGAAGGTTAATCTGCACATCCAAGCAAACACAGAAGGATTAACCAATAATTTATGACAAAGCAATTCTTAAATAGTTTTGGCATTGCATCGCTCTTCAGACCAAttctcacaacatatcaaaaacAAAATAAACTCTTATTCAAGATGCTTGAAAATATTATTGCATCCAATGTAAATGAATTATAGTTCTAAATAGGTATAACACATGAGAAATTTGAACTGTCAACAAAAGCGTAAAGCTGTAAAATTATTTGTAATAATCTACCAATAATACAGTGAACTTTTAGATGTTGACATAGAAAGTCAAAAAGGACAAATTAAAAGGAATTTCGATTTCCATGTTAACTTTTAACCATTTGAAAATCAATTTCCAATAGGTATTTCGAATTCAGAGCACGTGCATCTCTATGTTAAGTAAATAATTACCAAAGATGACAAATAACTATTTACCAGAATCTTAGCCTGCAGCAACTTCCCTTCTGCTCAAGAGCATCTTGAATACCCCAAATTGTGAGTTAGACACTGTTCATTTGTTAACAGGTTAAAGCAAATTTTCTTGGTTGAATTTGAGATTAAAAACATAAATATTGCTCAAGATGACCATCACAAGATTGAGGGCTTCTCCAAGAAAAGAAAAGTATCCTCCCATCAGAGTTAATATCATGCAGCCTTTTCAAACAGAATAGAATAAATATTGCTGAAGCATAATCTTTGATGGACCAGCCAGCCCGATGCCCAGAATGAGTTTTtcacttttttaatgttttactgTTGACTTAAAAGTAAGCCTCTAAGATGCTACAACATTAGTCTTCAAAAATGCTAGTGTTCAATGCAGCCCATATTTAGTAAGAGAAAAAGTAAACCTTACAGAGCCATACTGTTGAAATGAACCAACCAAACCTTTAGCTCAACCTTGACAACTTATAGTGCACTGTATGCTAACTGATCTTTGATTCCAAACCAATAATCAAAAAGAGCATTAAATAGTCGCAGAGTGACTCATAAAATATGAGCAAAGATGTTTTAATGTGTCCCTTCATGAGAAATGGGTAATCGGAGATGGCTTTGATATAGCAAACATGTCATCACTGGAAAATAGCAGTTGAAATCCACCTTATGTTTGGCAGATTGGAAGAATGTATTCATTCTACGGTCAgtcttttgattttttcaattgagATGGTCTCTTCATGAGACTTACAGCATTggcataaattcaaaacaaaaagatTATGTCAGcattgttgattgtaactaggggtgtaggggttcggattgccttaaggcaacatctgaaCCCCTTTTAGGACCGGGTCCTACCCTAAAATAACATGACCCCATCCTTATTCACCATGCCACGCTAAATAAATTCCAAAATAACTTTAGCGCCAAAAATAATAAGGAGGCCGACTTACAAGGAGGCTGACTTAAAAGGAATAAAGATGCATATAAGTAAATGACAATTTGCAAGTCATTTTATCAAGTTTAATCATATCAAAAAGGCAATTTAGCTCTGCTGTGCGAACTTAAGGAAAAGTGCGAACTTATTCAGCTTGGTGCGAAATTGTCCAAAGGGACAGTAGATTTTGATGCAAGACATTGAAGCATAcaaggacagatctgatatgtgaagatcagattagagctaagtattgtacttatattttagaggagaatatataatctgacctgtgggtctttcatgctgggtttttcctccttggaggttttcccagggtatgcttgtttgtcttctgttctaattctgatttatgttggcttactaaatattgcaaatctgattacaatctagggcacaacttaatctatgttggtttcctaacatactgcaaatctgattacaatctagagcacaatttaatctatgttggtttactaatatactgcaaatctgaatacaacctagggcataatcaattaGATAAATCTGGttaacatacctagggtttaaaataacaagcattgaaaaatatcAGTTGATTTTCACCTCATCTTATTAGGCATATTGGAAGAAAGTATTCCAGAGTGATTTTCGTTTTTTAGTGGAGCTGGGATCTTTATGAGATTAGGCATTAGCTTTGATCCAACCAAAGAGATTATATCCACAATGCAGATATATGGATTCTACTTTTTGCTCTTCCATGAAATTTTAGATGATAAAGCATTTCCTGCTATAGTAGATGAGATGAGAATTACAAGACCTACAAATTCCACAACAGagtgatgatgtttgtgagtatgTGCATAAGCATAGGCCTTTAAAAATCCTTCTGAAGAAGATAAGCTTGAAGAACTTAAATTATATCTCTAAACCAACACTAGACAGGTGAATCCACCTTTCAGGTTTAACATACCATGAGTAAGCCAATTtatcaaaaatattcccaaaaatGACCAACCAAGAGGAGGATTGTCTAAAAAAGAACAACTGTCAAGAAGATATTTAACaactgaaaaaattaaaaaatgctggATAAGTTGCAGCAACAGTTTTTGTAACGCTGAAGAATGAAACCAAGATTCACGATATACATCCACCCACTATGAGTTAGCATGGAGAATGCTTCtttgaaagaagaaatggaaatagaTAAGAAACCTTGTACAAAGAGAACCGTTATAAATTCAGGAGAaacacaacaaacaacattttgaTTTGTTGGAGCAAATTTAGAGCATTCTGTTCAACTAAAATCTACCAAGAATGGTTCACAGGGGCCTAAAGAATCATCACAGAAAATATTGGAGGACCATCTAATTTTGTCTGAGTTTGGATATTACATCCTAAATAATCAAACCCTGAGAATTCCATTGCCTAAACATCATTATCACGAGGAGGAATGAAGGCAAAAGGGGCTTAACAAAGCAATCAGCTACAACAGAGAAAAGAAAACAGGTTAACAGCCATCTATATGTGTAATGCTTTTACAGTTCATTTAAATGCTAGATAGACAACAGAACACTCTACCAAATTAGAAAAGGAGATCACAAGATTGTCAACAATTCTATGCACATCCTGCAAATGCAAAAAGTTCTTAAGCTTCTATCACAGACATTTTGTGGGTTACTCATCCTGTTTTCTTAGCTAAGACGAAAAATGCAAATAATAAGAACATTAAAATAATGATCTATGACTAGCCAAACTCGGAATTTGGAAGGTGGGCAGATAATTATACAAACAAAAAGAAAGGAATCATCCAATAGATCTATACATTCAAGCAGAAACAACTCATTATAAGTTACAAGAACTTAGAGTGAGTGTCAATCAAAAGCAACAATTCTTGCAGCTTACTGTTTTTCCCTTAATGTGAAACTATTAACTACTTAAGTATCCAATAACATATGCAGCTTTCATTAATATTTTCATTAAAGATGGCCATGCATTTCAGTTAGATCTCAGGTGCCAGATTACCTTGGAACATCATTCCCACAGGCTTTTGCAACCAAGATAAGCCCAGAGGCTGTATTTCTTGCAGCACCTGCTCTTCTGTCTTGACTCCAATGCTTGCATGCATGAATATAAAGCCTTGCCAGACGTCGAGCAGGAGAATGAACCTTATGAGATGAACCCCCATGTTCTGCAATTACAGAATACACAGCAGCCTCGATAGCAGCAGCTTCTCTCAATTCACCCTCTAGCTTTTCAATTTCTGACTCCATTTGCTTGACCTTCTCATCTGCAACAGCAGCCCTTGCCTCTGCAAATATAATTTTCATGTTTTCTTTGGAAAATCTTTCATCAGATTTTACATCATTTTCCTCCATTGCACCATTTCCATTATTACCAGATGCAATTTCAGAAACATTAATTTCCTTTACTTCTTCTATAAATTTATCATCAAGTTCCACTGCAGGATTTATGTCTTCTGTGTCAGAAATTGACTTGGTAGAAACCTTCAAATTCTTGGGTTTGCTATCTTGTATAGACTTTACCCGTACTCCAGAACCATTTTTGCCTCCATTTCTCACCTCTGCACCAGCTTTGGGGGTCTTTTTGGAAGTATCTCGAGATGATTTAGATGTCTGTTTAACTGGTTTATCCATGGTTGGCTTTGCCAACCGAGTCCAAATATCCACCGACTGGTAGCTTCCTTCTTTTTGTTCAGCCTTTGTTTGCTGTGCAATATTATCCAGTGAGATTTCCACTGCTTGAACCCCTCCTGGCAATTGCTTTGGTGCTTCTTCTTCTACCATAGATTCCGGTACTGGTGTTTGCATATCCACCTCCTCTGCAAGGGTCATTATTCTTGAACCAAAAACATTTGCTTCATATGCACTTTTTCCATCATTCACATTAGATTTTGTTGTCTCTGATTGCCTTTGATCTGATACTAGGTCTCCTACTAAATAACTTCCTCCGGTGCTTTCTCTACTATCTTTTCCTCCCTTATTCTTCTCTGCCTTCTTCACCTCTGGAAGTTTTTCATCTGCTGCAACGTCAAAGGCATTGATTATAGTCTTAACATTGGCTTTTGTGGCTTCCTTCTCAATTTTTCCATCCAAGCCCTCTTTTGCATCATGTGTTGCATTTACATCTGGTTCTTCTGTTCTATAATTTCCTAAATCTCCATATTCACCATTTCCACCACCTCCTACAACATTATTAATCTCTTCATTCAAATCAGGTGGTACTTTATTTCCATCTGCAATCTTAGCAACAGTCTGCTCTTCACCTTTGTGCTCATTATATGGGGAAAACGAAAAATTTATTTGGGAAAAAACACGACTCTCGGTAAATAATTGTTGTGATCTAGTTCCAGAAGAACCAAGAATTATAGTGTCTTCATTTTCAGGGCTACCAGGACCAGAAGAAACATCTGAAGAGGATGCATACAAGGTAGTACCATCTCGAGAAAGAGCTCCCTTGGATGAGGATGATGATAATGGTGTTTTAGCTGGAAATGCTTCTAGAGATGAAACTGAAGCCTTCTGAACCCTTTCAGAATTGATATCAACACCTCCAGGCTGCAATCACACTGTCTTTTAGTAACTGAAACAAAATTTGTTCAAAAAAAAAGGTAGAGATGCTAGCTTGCCATTACAATTAATTCCAGAAAACATTCATAAATGATTTGAAAGACAGGAAGTCCATGATTCGCTAAGAGATTGAAGTTGGTGCAATCTGACACAGAAGGATGAAGTGGGTATGTCTGGGTTGGGACTAAAACTCCTCCTCGGTACAAATAATAGTAAACTATTGAAATATAATCATCTACATTATACTAGACACAGAATATGGTCATATTACAAACTCTTCAAAAATTTGACTTGACTACTATAACATGTATTTCATTAATAAAGTTTAAATTGAACTGTAACAATTACCAAATGTTACATTTAGATACAGCATCTAAAAAATAAGCTTACATTCGAGCATTCAATAGCCATGAAAATATGGAAACAAGGATAGAAAGCATTTAATGTGCATACAAAGAGAGTCTGGAAACATTATATAACTCTCGGGGGGAGTCATTATAGCTGTTGTGGGAAGTTGAAACAGCTCCATTTTTCCATTCGAAATGTTAGGTTTCACCAAGAATGTAACCCCCAAATACCCAACACATAAAACAAACATATTCTGTATCTGTAAAAAAGTTGAAGGGTCAAGAACATCCCTTTAAGTCGAAAGGTCAAAAGCACATGTTGAGACATGAACTTCCCATTACAAATGATTCAATAAACAAACAAAAGAAGTAAAAAATGTATAACCACATTACATCAAATACACATCTTTCCTTGAAAAAACAAATCAAACATGGTTTATCGTGGATAAAAGTTACTCAAATGCCTTAAGCTTATATATGTAATCAATAAGCTTAAACAACCCAATGTCTCAAGATAAATAAGAAAAAATCATGAAACCAGGGCGCTTAACAGTTCTTCATAATTTATATGTAACTCTGATACTTTTAACCTTGACGTGTAACATCTTCTATGTATTTGTATGAAAACTATGCATTATGATGACATCAAGATTGCATGTCTGTTTTGAAAGTCCAAATAATAGCACCCAATGTTTCAGAAAGCACAAGCTGCCATATCATGCTGAATGAAATTACTAAGATACGTACAGTACACACAAATTATTGCACAAGCATATAAACTTTGACTGCTTTGTAACTTGGTATTGCAGTTGCACGTATTAGACTATGCACACAACTAAAGGGCTACAAGTACAATTGCAAACATCCTTGCAATAAAATAGACAAATTTCAGATACTCGACACCAGCTTATGCATAGATAAATACCTCTTCCTCCACTTGTTGAACTTGCAAACTATGCTCCAATTTTGTGGAAGGTGAATTTAGTTTTGCTTCTGATGCAGACATAGAATCGGGTGATAAAGAATGAAAAGAAGAAGGTTCATCATCATCAGTGAAGGACGCAATTTCTGCCTCCTCTGCACCATCATCACTCATTAATGTTTCATCCCTACTATTTTTGCCCAAGGAAGTCCTACTTGAATGCGAATGCCTTGGGGAAGTACTAGAACTTACACATGCCTGTACTCTCTCAGTGTCAAGGACATCAGTTGAACTATTCCTGTCATATGGACCAATGCTCAAGAACAATAATGGCTGAACTGCATTTCTGTAGCTTCTCTTTAATTTGAGAGTAACACTAATAGTAGTAGAGCTTTTAAGAATGCCATATTGGGCTAGATCTACAACAGCACTTCCCAAAAGTTGCCCTTTTACAGTTCTTTCAGTTTTACTCTCATATAAGTTCAAGTCTAAacactttttctgatatttctcaccATCTGGTAAATTCCTACCTTTATCACTGGACTCTCTAAATAGAGTAGCAGGGAGTAAAAAGGATTCATTAAACACTATTTTACCATTGCCAATGCCTGGCCCTACTTGAGGTACAACCCTTCTTGTACTTCCAGCGTGTCTATCACCCCTTTCCCAGTGCAATATTACTGGTGTTTGGGCTTTCAAGGATTGGGATGGTGGCCAGGGCTTGATCTCCTGCAAATGGATTGCAAAATTGACATGGAGAGAGGATTCTCTCTTGCTTTTTGATCTAATTCCAAGAACCATTGCTAGATAAAGTCTTTGACTATGTTTGTATGCAATTAGGTGATGAAAGAGTCAGCTTGCACAGAAACTGTGTCCTCTTCTCAAGCCCCAATTGCATCTCAGTAATTTCAAAGCTGCCTTCTATTTAATTATGCCAGAATCGGTCACTTTCACAGCTCTCTACAGTAAAGGGtaaaaggagttagaacaaaggTTATGAAAGAATAGAAGACAAACAGATATAATGGGAATAAATTTAAAACACCCAAAAGTGTGGCATCTACTCAAATCATTAAAGCCAAAGTTTCATCAAAAAACTTCCCAATGGAGTGGCATGGACTGTCAACAAACATGCATCCAGAAGGGTCAATAACGAATCCAGGGATAAGTTACAAAGTTGAGGAAGAAACAACAGTTTACAATTAGTAGCAATTTTTTAGTACTTCGATTCTGAAATACATAGACAAAATCTTGCTACTAGCCTTCAATTAGCCACATGCCCACATGGTGAAAGACATGCCAAAGAAAAGCATCAGAAACAAATTCACATGCAAATTAAAGGGCTTATAGAAAAGGCTTCTTCCACTCAACATATAAGGTCTACAACAAATATGCACTCTGAAAATCTCAGAAGTTTAATATGAGCTCTAGGTTTTTTTCAAAAGAACCTAGCTTGCCAAGCAAACAACTCTCAAAAAAGCTCATACTGTTAACATAAAATTACCCAGAAATTGTATCCTATGCCTCCCACTGCTCCATTTACAAGCTTTCAATCACCCTGTTAAACTGATTTCCTAGCAAAACTATGTACAAGTCAAAAAGTTAACACTTAATATAACCTATTTGCATGCAATCTGAAGGTCTGAGCCACAAAACAACGTAGCAGGACAGCTTATAACAAagcaaagaaaacaaacaaaatatTGGTTACGAAAATGTACCTTTCAAATAAGGTGAAAAACAGAAAAGAAATGTCAATAAATTATAATGAAAATAAAGACTGGAAGCCCTGGTTCTAACATCCATTGACTTCAAAACCCAtgcaaagaaaaacaaacaaaataatGGTTAAAAAAATGTAACTTTCAAATAAGATGAAAAACAGAAAAGAAATGTAAATAAATAATCACAAAAATAAAGACTAGAATCCCTGGCGCTAGCATCCATTGACTGAAAAACCCGTTTGTCATATCAAACCAATTAAATCAAAATCGATTCATCTTGACTGATATTGTCAGAATGGGGAATACAAAACAATGTCATAAAAATGTTTGAAAGTCGAATTCCAAAAAATTGACACATTCATCATTGAAAACATAATGCAATGCAACGTCAATCGAGATGAACTTAAACCCTAATGTAATTAGAACTTTCATAACGACGCTCTAGGTCTAAATCTTCTAGGCTGAACCCGAATACATAGGTTAATGTATAATATCGAGAGAGTAACATTGCTTATACAATATatttcaaaagatgaaattgcCGTATTTTTCATCTTGACTGATATTGTCAGAATGGGGAATACAAAACAATGTCATAAAAATGTTTGAAAGTCGAATTCCAAAAAATTGACACATTCATCATTGAAAACATAATGCAATGCAACGTCAATCGAGATGAACTTAAACCCTAATGTAATTAGAACTTTCATAACGACGCTCTAGGTCTAAATCTTCTAGGCTGAACCCGAATACATAGGTTAATGTATAATATCGAGAGAGTAACATTGCTTATACAATATatttcaaaagatgaaattgcCGTATTTTTCAACAGGTGAGATTAGATGCAAGTTACCAGCAAATTTCAAAACATAAATAAAAGGATTCAAAACGGGAGAAAACAAgcaatctttttttctttttaacaaaagaGAGATCTGCCCTGCACCTACAAATCAAGGAAAACGGCAATCCATCGCAGTTTTGAGCTGTCACTAGAAACCGATACCCAAATTTCAAACAGAGAGAATGACCAATTCAACACGGCACGAAAATAACATAAATAGTATGCAAAATACCGCGTAAATTTGGATGAGCTCAAGTGCCAAATGAATGCACCGATTCCATCGCCGAGCTGCGGGATAATATGCACCATGTCATTCCACGAGCTCGAATGAAATGTGAAGGCTCAGAAGCAAGTCTCAAAAACGAGAAGGCAAAATGCCGGCTTACAGGAGCAAGCTCCAGCATTGAACCAGAAACGAAATCTCGGGTTCAATTCCCCAAAGCGCACAGCACAAATTTCTTCTATTAACCGATAAACAGCATGCAAATTCCAGGAAGTCGGCCAGATCACATTTTAAGGTAAAAGTCAAATTGCGAAGAAAATGACAGATTCAAACAAAGCCAATGCCTTGGTACTTGGTACCAGGCATGAATGAGCAATACGTCCTAAATAGCTAACGAGGTCGCAGGTACCAATCCCTAAAGTACACACTGTATTAAGTAGCATGCTTCATCCACCTACCTGAACGAAAATCCTCCACAAATCTTACAGAATACAATTCTTTTCGTAGCGTAAGAGAGATATAAGCCTGTATTCAACAAATTAATCCAAAAATTTAAATCCACAGTCCGGTGCCATAAAAAATCGAGAAATAACTATCAGATCTGCTCTGTACTAGGCAAAAACTACTAATGAACCAAAATGCAACCCATCTTTTCATTCTCCCACACCTACCACGGACTCTGCAAGTAAATATGTCAACCACAATGTGCTCTTCAGCGGTCAAATTATTTCGTACTCAAGCCATGTTTCAAAAAAGGCATCTAAATACGGCAGCAAGAAACAAAAGCCAAACGAACAATCACCGAATGTAGCTCTAAACTTATCACAACTTACTAACAAAATCTGCACAGACAGCGGGAAACTACACACAGATTCCAATTTCCGCGCAATTCACAATGAAGACTATTAAAAAACTCCAAATTACGCGGCGATGAAATCTAAAGCATGTGAGCTTAAACCATTACTAAAGCGACAAAACAAGATATTACGACAGCCGGAAAACGGTTAAAACAGCGATAGATCCAAAGAAAACTTACAAAGCCTTCTCAAACTTGTAAAACCGCAATTTGTCTGGTTCAGAATTCAACAGCATTCTTCTTGTGTCCAGTTCCGTCTGCCATTTTTACCGGCCACGAGCTAAAGCAGAATACCAGTGGTTTATCGGGATTTTGACCGTGTTAAGTAATTAATGAAAGACGGTGACCCGTCGTCGAATTGACGGTGATTAGGAGACCCGTCGCCTCACTGTTTGGCGTCGTCCATTAATTATTATTATGCGTATGCTCGCTTCTTCTGTTATGAGCTGTCGGTGTGAGTTATTTAGCGGGATTTAACTGCGTCGGTTGCGATTTCAAATAATTTCTCGTAAACTGGATCTGTGGACTGTGGAACATTCCTGTGCATTATTTTATCTTTGGGCCCCATTTTTGCCCTTTGCCGCTTACATGGAAGGCCACTTTCAGTGGCTGGTGAGCCATTGACTGTGCAGTGTAGTGTACTGTACTGTAGGGTTTCTAACCATTTTTTGGGGGTTTGGTGAAGTGTTGGTAAGTGTGTTTGGGAGAAACTTCAAGTTGAAATTTAGCAGATTTCTTTCTGTATTGGTTATTGTTATCTTTAGTTTGTGTGTGGATATTTTGAGTAAAAAATGTTGTTGTTATTCAAAGAGAGGATAAGTTGGTCAATATGGCTAGTTTCTTAGGTATATAAAATGAAAGAAGTAAACATAGGGAGACTCATGTCTTTAAGGAAAATATAGTAGTAATTTAAAAACTTATAAGGTAATTAATTAACTTCGTATTATTTGGTGAATTTTAAATAAAAGAGTTATGTAATGTTATGATAAAGTTTGTATAGTTATTTTATGGATAATGTTGTTATgatattgtttcaatttttttaagtatttttgtttgtttgttattGCTATTAAAGCAACGTTAATTAAGGTGATGATCCTTATCATAGTCATAGACTATCAACAATATATTATCAGCATCTAAACATCACAAAAATAAAGTTTATTTAAAGAGAGGTTTGACAATGTATTTATATATGAATTTCCACTTCATTATATTGGTCTTTTTGACAAGTTATTAAAAACACGTTGACTTGAATAATAATTTCAACTAATT
This window harbors:
- the LOC131034999 gene encoding uncharacterized protein LOC131034999, producing MVLGIRSKSKRESSLHVNFAIHLQEIKPWPPSQSLKAQTPVILHWERGDRHAGSTRRVVPQVGPGIGNGKIVFNESFLLPATLFRESSDKGRNLPDGEKYQKKCLDLNLYESKTERTVKGQLLGSAVVDLAQYGILKSSTTISVTLKLKRSYRNAVQPLLFLSIGPYDRNSSTDVLDTERVQACVSSSTSPRHSHSSRTSLGKNSRDETLMSDDGAEEAEIASFTDDDEPSSFHSLSPDSMSASEAKLNSPSTKLEHSLQVQQVEEEPGGVDINSERVQKASVSSLEAFPAKTPLSSSSSKGALSRDGTTLYASSSDVSSGPGSPENEDTIILGSSGTRSQQLFTESRVFSQINFSFSPYNEHKGEEQTVAKIADGNKVPPDLNEEINNVVGGGGNGEYGDLGNYRTEEPDVNATHDAKEGLDGKIEKEATKANVKTIINAFDVAADEKLPEVKKAEKNKGGKDSRESTGGSYLVGDLVSDQRQSETTKSNVNDGKSAYEANVFGSRIMTLAEEVDMQTPVPESMVEEEAPKQLPGGVQAVEISLDNIAQQTKAEQKEGSYQSVDIWTRLAKPTMDKPVKQTSKSSRDTSKKTPKAGAEVRNGGKNGSGVRVKSIQDSKPKNLKVSTKSISDTEDINPAVELDDKFIEEVKEINVSEIASGNNGNGAMEENDVKSDERFSKENMKIIFAEARAAVADEKVKQMESEIEKLEGELREAAAIEAAVYSVIAEHGGSSHKVHSPARRLARLYIHACKHWSQDRRAGAARNTASGLILVAKACGNDVPRLTFWWSNTVVLREIVSQSFDSSQLSSPVSYSNGSNGVRKNQRVSFSQNSRKSLTKQEREKLSPKKKLNDWGETQTFITALEEIESWIYGRVIESVWWQTLTPYMQCPTDVTFKENRRLNSRNSFEKLLGPELGDRQQGKYSIDLWKKAFLDAFQRLCPVRAGGHECGCLIVLSKMVLEQCVARLDVAMFNAILRESEGDMPTDPISDPITDPSVLPIPAGNLCFGSGAQLKNAVGNWSRLLTDLVGIDAEDTTQEDADPQEGNLEDVEALLSSFPLLNAASDLLMLPKDMLMDKSIRKEVCPVLSLPLLKRILCNFIPDEFCPDPVPLQLMETLNAEIPLERRLQSEEDSVSISLVSAPFIKYSPPPASSVREKIGGANDICLGRSASVVLRKGHTSDDELDELESPLSLLVETVPAITPQMNKVHSNGNSGGNVKQATIKTGVNRRYQLLREAWTEK